In Leishmania panamensis strain MHOM/PA/94/PSC-1 chromosome 13 sequence, the genomic stretch CACCGCCACTCTGTCCGCCGACAAGGCCACGCGGCAATCGGCCGAGGACGCGCTTGCGGTGTTGGCTGATCAGGACCCGCACTTCATTCTTCACCTCTTGGAcctcgcctgcagctccccAACAGTGTGCGCTAACACTTTCCAAACAGCGCTctcggcgacggcgagcgcgctgctggcgagtGCCATTCGCTTTCGAAACGAAGTTGGCCGCAGCGACTGGAATCGAAACCCTCACTGCTCCGATGAGGTGAGGCAACGTGTGCGTGACCACAtcgtggcgctgcagtgtcAGCCCCACGTCTCGGAGACTGTGCGGCgtcagctgctggcggcgacgatTGAGGTGGTGAACGTCGACTACCCTCAGCGGTGGcccgagctgctgcagcaactAACAGGGCTCGTGAGTCAGAGCatgacggcgctgcacgGGCTGTTTGACCACAACACGAGCTCTAGCCAGGAGGTTGATGGGGACGTCATCCATTtaatgctgctgcagctgaaggGTTCCCTAGGTGTACTGCGGGGGTGCTGCAAGATCTACGAGGACCCGTTGAGGGTGGAGGCCGACGAGGCGGACGGCTTCACCGGCCACCTTGCCCCGTTGCTCCTGTCTCTGATGGGGCTGCTGTCGGGGCGGTGGCAGAAGGAGCTGACGGTTCTGGCGGGCCatggcgccgcggctgtAGCCTCTAATTCGGCCATGGCTGCACCATTCCGCTTCtcggcggagctggaggagctggcgcacTGCATGCGAATCTCCCTAAAGTGtatcttttctctctttgccagTCGCTGGCCCGCTTGCTTGTGTGAGGTGTCGGCACTCGACCACCTTTACACTACCTGCGCAGTGACGCCGATTCAAGCTTTTCAGCAGGTGGTTTTGCCGCTCTGCCAAGCGAGACTGGGGaacgcgctgcaccacccgGCCGAGGCGAACATGTCGGTCACGCAGCTCCGCGGTGATCACTTCTCTGACTTCCAGCAGTCCGCCATGTTTACACTGCTCAAGTGGGTCATGCACATTGCCTACAAGCTCACCCAGGAGTTTGCGTCACCGAAGAGCTGCGAGCGACGTTGCCGCACGGTGGGGAAGCACTTTGCCTCCCAGTACCTGCAGCCCACCGTCGAGGCCGCCTTGATGCTTGTGCGATGGCACGCCGACCCGCCGCTCGCCCTAACTTCCAAAGCATACATCCtcgcgctggaggtgctgatgCTCGCAACCCACCACAAAGCCGTGTACGCGAGCGTGCTGCACCCCAGCTCCGAAGAGCTCATGACggtgctcctcttcccccgccTCGCCTTCACGaccgaggacgaggagctgTGGTACGACAACCCGGAGGAGTACGTGCGCAGGCAGCTGAACCCCGTCGGTGACTTGTACAGCGCCAAAGTGGTGTCGACGAGCCTCCTCATGTCCCTTGCCGGCGGCACGAAGAAGTTCCACGACAAGAGCCTCTTCCTGTCTCTCATGAACTTCTTGCTGAACCAGCTGCAAGCTTACGTCGGTGCGGCCGCGCAAGCGACGAGTGATGGCGCCGACGTCTATACCCCCGCTatggaggcggcgcgccgcatcGATGCCGTTCTTTACTGCTTCTACCACTTTAAGAAGGTCCTGCTAGCCATGCACTTTGGTGACGACAAGCTGGAGTACATCCTGTCGACCTTCGCGGTGCCGGTGACGCAGTACTCGCTTGGATtcctgcgcgcgcgtgcggtTCTGGTCCTCAGTGCGTTTGCGCCGTCGCTTCAGTGGAGTGGTCCACCGGCATACCAGCATGCTCTTCAGCCAGTACTGCATCTACTGAACGACAGCGAGGCaccggtgcgtgtgcaggcctgtgtgtgcttctcgcGCCTCGTCTGTCACCCATTCGCGCGCGACATCATCAGCCCTTGCATTGCCGAGCTCATCCAGCACTACTTCAATGTGATGCGGATGATGGACaacgaggcggtggtgcggacTCTCCGCAAGACCATCTCGTTCTACAAGAACACGCTGTCCCAGTGGGCGCTGGAGCTGACGGAGATGCTGGTGAACCACTTTGCTGTTGTGCTGGAGCGTGTAACGACCAAGTACAACGCGTTGGAGTCGAAGGCGCCGTCAACGGCGCAGACGACGGGTGGCGATGGAAAAGACGAGCTGTTCCTCGACAACGACGACTTTGCAGATGTGTTGATGGCTGCCGACGAGCTTCTGGAGACGCTCACTACGCTTGTTAGAGCGCTTCCAGAGAGTGCGGCTACCGTGGTGGCGCGCCAGGCTGCCGCTGATCTATTGGCACATGTACCTGGCGcatcgtcctcctcaccaTCTGCGGTGGCCCCACGCCTGTCGCCCGAGGTGCTCCAGCAGGACATCTTCGTGCAAACGCAGCTGCGTGTTGCCCCAATGCTGTTTGTGATCCTTGGCCACCAAGGCGGCAGCTCCTATGGCTTCATGGACCCCGCCCTGTCGCTTCTCACCACCCTCATCGCGCGCAGTCCAGCCATCGCGCCGCCCATGTGGAAAGTACTGTGGTGCTTCTACCAGCTGATCATccgaggcggcgctgtcgactacatccagcagctgctccctCCGATCGACAACTTCATCTCCGTCGAACCGGTCTCCTTCCTGTATGGCACACTAGCGGAGTTGTCGCGCGAGCCGTTGCCGGCAGCCGTgccggcggaggaggcagccaagacgccggcgcagctggtCTTAGCCATGTGCGaagcggtgctggcgagcaCGACGCTACGGGAGCGCGAAGTGGCTGCAGTGCCGAAGCTGTTCGACGCGCTTGTGCAGTACAGCTGGGCagcctcggcagcggcggcaatgACTGTTGCATCCGCAG encodes the following:
- a CDS encoding hypothetical protein (TriTrypDB/GeneDB-style sysID: LpmP.13.0530); protein product: MSDPQASVGSSGSIPDRLFQIFTATLSADKATRQSAEDALAVLADQDPHFILHLLDLACSSPTVCANTFQTALSATASALLASAIRFRNEVGRSDWNRNPHCSDEVRQRVRDHIVALQCQPHVSETVRRQLLAATIEVVNVDYPQRWPELLQQLTGLVSQSMTALHGLFDHNTSSSQEVDGDVIHLMLLQLKGSLGVLRGCCKIYEDPLRVEADEADGFTGHLAPLLLSLMGLLSGRWQKELTVLAGHGAAAVASNSAMAAPFRFSAELEELAHCMRISLKCIFSLFASRWPACLCEVSALDHLYTTCAVTPIQAFQQVVLPLCQARLGNALHHPAEANMSVTQLRGDHFSDFQQSAMFTLLKWVMHIAYKLTQEFASPKSCERRCRTVGKHFASQYLQPTVEAALMLVRWHADPPLALTSKAYILALEVLMLATHHKAVYASVLHPSSEELMTVLLFPRLAFTTEDEELWYDNPEEYVRRQLNPVGDLYSAKVVSTSLLMSLAGGTKKFHDKSLFLSLMNFLLNQLQAYVGAAAQATSDGADVYTPAMEAARRIDAVLYCFYHFKKVLLAMHFGDDKLEYILSTFAVPVTQYSLGFLRARAVLVLSAFAPSLQWSGPPAYQHALQPVLHLLNDSEAPVRVQACVCFSRLVCHPFARDIISPCIAELIQHYFNVMRMMDNEAVVRTLRKTISFYKNTLSQWALELTEMLVNHFAVVLERVTTKYNALESKAPSTAQTTGGDGKDELFLDNDDFADVLMAADELLETLTTLVRALPESAATVVARQAAADLLAHVPGASSSSPSAVAPRLSPEVLQQDIFVQTQLRVAPMLFVILGHQGGSSYGFMDPALSLLTTLIARSPAIAPPMWKVLWCFYQLIIRGGAVDYIQQLLPPIDNFISVEPVSFLYGTLAELSREPLPAAVPAEEAAKTPAQLVLAMCEAVLASTTLREREVAAVPKLFDALVQYSWAASAAAAMTVASAETAHVLVQYVTQQALTTAGTRPQQSATFRVLLANNIFSCLIADAPATVAVLHRLQVTRTFLEKYVSLLALSVSIDSTEEAVLGLLRSYDRSLFVYAIVACLRALAANTVDAGAAELQSGLEGVVQCGVLQQLAEMETASGTAELRVHQRRIVKLSGKTEAATHASEGHAAGEGEDEEEWDSECSSKEDDDGEWLQDGDDDDEDDGSEWDDSDGAEGFLGSESVGRVVSGDSRLQGMLHQAQALRHSQQQGHSKKTAADGSDLDDFEEDNLLDDEDFTSPVDGINVWAALVSEVERTDVVAGGSVSVVALLRSPAGQAQASSIVCARDLVYELQVARQAHRALLDGAKH